In Drosophila yakuba strain Tai18E2 chromosome X, Prin_Dyak_Tai18E2_2.1, whole genome shotgun sequence, a single genomic region encodes these proteins:
- the LOC6524413 gene encoding ras guanine nucleotide exchange factor P, with product MTLPTNTHASANDGGSGHNNNHNHSNINNNNNNSSSSSDEDSDMFGPPRCSPPIGYHHHRSRVPMISPKLRQREERKRILQLCAHKLERIKDSEANLRRSVCINNTYCRLTDELRREKQMRYLQNLPRTSDSGTTTELARENLFQPNMDDAKPASNSTTSNNINANGKPSTAFADAFGSSNGSSSGRGGICSLENQPPDRQQLGTPAGASAPEAANSAPLSVSGSASERVNNRKRHLSSCNLVNDLEILDRELSAINAPMLLIDPEITQGAEQLEKAALSASRKRLRSNSSSEDESDRLVREALSQFYIPPQRLISAIEECPLDVVGLGMGMNVNVGGIGGISGIGGAAGAGVEVSGSKRMKLNDHHHLNHHHHLHHHLELVDFDMNQNQKDFEVIMDALRLGTPTPPSGASSDSCGQAAMMSESASVFHNLVVTSLET from the exons ATGACCTtgcccacaaacacacacgcatcTGCAAACGACGGCGGCAGcggccacaacaacaaccacaatcACAGCAAcattaacaataacaacaacaacagtagcagcagcagcgacgaaGACTCGGACATGTTTGGACCACCCCGCTGCTCGCCGCCCATCGGCTACCACCATCACCGTTCCCGGGTGCCCATGATCTCCCCCAAGCTGCGACAGCGCGAGGAGCGCAAGCGGATCCTCCAGCTCTGCGCCCACAAGCTGGAGCGGATCAAGGACTCGGAGGCGAACCTGCGCCGCAGCGTCTGCATCAACAACACCTACTGCCGCCTCACCGACGAGCTGCGGCGCGAGAAGCAGATGCGCTACCTCCAGAATCTGCCCAG AACCAGCGACAGCGGCACAACCACCGAACTGGCGCGTGAGAATCTCTTCCAGCCGAACATGGACGATGCCAAGCCGGCCAGCAATAGCACTACTAGCAATAATATCAATGCCAACGGCAAGCCTTCAACCGCCTTCGCCGATGCCTTTGGCTCCTCAAACGGATCGTCGTCGGGTCGCGGTGGCATTTGCTCCCTGGAGAATCAGCCGCCCGATCGTCAGCAGCTGGGAACGCCCGCTGGAGCCTCCGCGCCCGAGGCGGCCAATTCGGCGCCactttccgtttccggttcgGCATCGGAACGCGTGAATAACCGGAAACGTCACCTGTCCAGCTGCAATTTGGTCAACGATCTGGAGATACTGGACAGAGAACTGAGCGCCATCAATGCACCCATGCTGCTAATCGATCCGGAGATTACCCAAGGTGCCGAGCAGCTGGAGAAGGCGGCCTTGTCCGCCAGCAGGAAGAGATTGAGGAGCAATAGCAGCAGCGAGGACGAAAGTGATCGCTTGGTCCGCGAGGCTCTGTCCCAGTTCTACATACCGCCTCAGCGCCTGATCTCCGCCATCGAGGAGTGTCCCCTGGATGTGGTCGgcttgggtatgggaatgaATGTGAATGTGGGAGGAATCGGTGGCATCAGTGGCATCGGAGGAGCTGCAGGCGCTGGCGTCGAAGTGTCCGGAAGCAAACGGATGAAGCTGAACGACCATCACCATCTCAACCACCATCACCATTTGCACCATCATCTGGAGCTGGTCGATTTCGATAtgaaccaaaaccaaaaggatTTCGAGGTGATCATGGACGCCTTGAGGCTGGGAACGCCGACGCCGCCGAGCGGCGCAAGCAGCGATTCTTGCGGACAGGCGGCAATGATGAGCGAGTCGGCCAGCGTTTTCCACAATCTGGTGGTCACCTCGTTGGAGACATGA